A stretch of Dyella sp. BiH032 DNA encodes these proteins:
- a CDS encoding Ig-like domain-containing protein: MALLALCVLGLALPAVAQANECRMADPNSLGAHVDEICWLQLDGVTLNANGSTPLNFSLPDGSTMTFTVDVSNVGTSAGLKGVQAPSWSGSQFSGSTGYYTIYKPNTAALYTNTGSVANNTTVTLRDIHLFGPSGVESTNAFEMVLADGESTNSNEYLDFGVVSGGSPFNLVEWLGASASNNLAYGAPGSGSIPSTPASACSGMVDCLRLVGKSGTANAAVFSTTRTGSPFTVMGQVHTNSSSLQGFAFGVRWGGVRLRKALPSGRLDSSDQFTYRVINVKGQEIINTSTTGSASGNYAYISGQATMPGNVITLKEEMAAGSKSTLQQYDRTIACTNANPGSATALPSGTFDPANPPTVDLQQLGDRVDCTLTNIPRIADLKLVKTGPATVQAGQPLSYTLAISNHGTHTATGATFTDTLPVGVTGVTAAGVTCGGATGGAVCGALGVSVTGSDAAGYTITGAIQSLPASGSVTVTINATAPTSITGTITNTATVKLATTDTTVGEPTANTADNTSTAQTTVQGTPALQVTKTATLNDANGNGKADVGETINYAITATNSGNLTLNGLTVSDPMAGSTALTCAPTSIDPGKIANCGSFTYTVTQADVDAGVALHNVATVSGTPAGGGSPTTSTGTTDTPIGDVAITAKNDTYTVANGAAGGSTGNVVGNDQLGTTTGPAIGTGKGQVTLAWGSVANPPASGGFTLNADGTITVKPGTPAGTYKVPYTICDAAHASNCSTAEADVTVGAAAIAATPDSYTGIDGGIGQPNAGNVLDNDTLNGVKATPSTVNLTVTTPASDPNVKLDPATGQVSVAPGTPAGTYTIGYQICEKLNPANCATTTVSVTVTAGKIAASNDGYTGINSGLGNAHVGNVLDNDTLNGAPATTSAVTLGVTAPASNPNVKLDPATGELSVAPGTPAGTYTIGYQICEKLNPTNCATATATATVVAGPITAGSDSYAGISGAGNPSVGNALDNDTLNGAKATPATVNLTVTTPASNPNVKLDPATGNVSVASGTPAGTYTIGYRICDKVNPANCADATIQVIVAAGKIAATNDAYTGIDGGAGQPNAGNVLDNDTLDGAKATPSTINLTVTTPASNPNVKLDPATGQMSVAPGTPAGTYTIGYQICEKLNPSNCATATVSVTVAAGKIVATNDNYTGVDGAAGNPSVGNALDNDTLDGKKVTPSTVTVTVTTPASNPNVKLDPATGNVSVAPGTPAGTYTVTYQICEKLNPSNCATATTSVTVVAGKIAATDDSYAGIDGGAGQPNAGNVLDNDTLDGAKATPSTVTLTVTTPASNSNVKLDPATGQVSVAPGTPAGTYTIGYQICEKLNPANCKSATVTIAVVSLPLQAVNDDYHSTPVNGATGGSPGSVLGNDTQGGTVIKDPSRVTISVVDNGGLGGVSIGTDGSIIVPAGAASGNYTLTYRICDTLMRSNCSTASIIVTVSADALLHVSKQATPSTVKVGDVVRYTVTIQNTGKADVHQSVLADTPPVGFTLVADSVNVGTSGGRLAGNSPIRIEGIDVGAGKSVTVVYLMRVGPGASARGEYVNTAQMLLNGVRTSNVAEAKVQRDADPLFEDSRVFGTVFDDRNGDGWQASATADGLHVQGGFAPSAYVPGSTTVDRGQGPQPEADASAPMLHGIALGSLRGRDSVAQPENLRRIVISQRLRSADFTGDFVLTSAEGTTVRLRAGGQSDTVLGGDAASGHSAEQLGVERRVTPETDGTLRVDYVVTNRGIDERGIPGVRIGTVEGNLIETDAYGRFHLEGIDVPNMARGRNFIMKVDPATLPPESEFTTANPQVKRITQGIPARFDFGVRLPAAQNAPSTPSERPPENAATRGDGHAEGQP; this comes from the coding sequence TTGGCCTTGCTCGCCCTGTGCGTGCTCGGCCTGGCCTTGCCCGCCGTGGCGCAGGCCAACGAATGCCGCATGGCCGATCCCAATTCGCTGGGAGCGCACGTCGATGAGATCTGCTGGCTGCAGCTGGACGGCGTCACGCTGAACGCCAACGGCTCTACGCCGCTCAACTTCTCGCTGCCCGACGGCTCGACCATGACGTTCACCGTCGACGTGAGCAACGTGGGCACCAGCGCCGGCCTCAAGGGCGTGCAGGCGCCGAGCTGGTCTGGATCGCAGTTCAGCGGCAGCACGGGCTACTACACGATCTACAAGCCGAACACCGCGGCGCTGTACACCAACACCGGCTCGGTCGCCAACAACACCACGGTGACGTTGCGCGACATCCACCTGTTCGGTCCGAGCGGCGTGGAAAGCACCAATGCCTTCGAGATGGTGCTGGCCGACGGCGAGAGCACCAACTCCAACGAGTACCTCGACTTCGGCGTGGTCTCCGGCGGCAGCCCGTTCAACCTGGTGGAATGGCTGGGCGCCTCGGCCAGCAACAACCTGGCCTACGGTGCGCCGGGCTCCGGCAGCATTCCCTCGACGCCGGCCTCCGCATGCAGCGGCATGGTCGACTGCCTCCGCCTGGTCGGCAAAAGCGGCACCGCCAACGCGGCGGTGTTCTCGACCACGCGCACCGGCAGCCCCTTCACGGTGATGGGGCAGGTGCACACCAACAGCAGCAGCCTGCAGGGCTTCGCCTTCGGCGTGCGCTGGGGCGGCGTGCGTCTGCGCAAGGCGCTGCCCAGCGGCCGCCTCGACAGCAGCGACCAGTTCACGTACCGCGTCATCAACGTGAAGGGCCAGGAGATCATCAACACCTCCACCACCGGCTCGGCCAGCGGCAACTACGCGTACATCAGCGGCCAGGCGACCATGCCGGGCAACGTCATCACCCTCAAGGAGGAGATGGCGGCCGGCAGCAAATCCACGTTGCAGCAGTACGACCGCACCATCGCGTGTACCAACGCCAACCCCGGTTCGGCCACCGCGCTGCCCAGCGGCACGTTCGATCCGGCCAATCCGCCGACGGTCGACCTGCAGCAGCTCGGCGACCGCGTGGACTGCACGCTCACCAATATCCCGCGCATCGCCGACCTTAAGCTGGTGAAGACCGGCCCCGCCACGGTGCAGGCCGGCCAGCCGCTGAGCTATACGCTCGCCATCAGCAACCACGGCACGCATACGGCCACCGGCGCCACGTTCACCGACACGCTGCCGGTGGGCGTCACCGGCGTCACGGCGGCCGGCGTCACCTGCGGCGGCGCGACCGGCGGCGCCGTGTGCGGCGCGCTCGGTGTCAGCGTCACCGGCAGCGACGCGGCCGGTTACACCATCACCGGCGCCATCCAGAGCCTGCCGGCCAGCGGCAGCGTCACGGTCACCATCAACGCGACCGCACCGACCAGCATCACCGGCACCATCACCAATACCGCGACGGTGAAGCTCGCCACCACCGACACCACCGTCGGCGAGCCCACGGCCAATACCGCGGACAACACCTCCACCGCGCAGACCACCGTGCAGGGCACGCCGGCATTGCAGGTGACCAAGACCGCCACGCTCAACGACGCCAACGGCAACGGCAAGGCGGACGTGGGCGAGACCATCAACTACGCCATCACCGCCACCAACAGCGGCAACCTCACGCTGAACGGCCTGACCGTGTCCGATCCGATGGCCGGAAGCACGGCGCTGACCTGCGCGCCGACCTCCATCGATCCGGGCAAGATCGCCAATTGCGGCAGCTTCACCTACACCGTCACCCAGGCGGACGTCGATGCCGGCGTCGCGCTGCATAACGTCGCCACTGTCAGCGGCACGCCGGCGGGCGGCGGCTCGCCGACCACGTCGACCGGCACCACGGACACGCCGATCGGCGACGTCGCCATCACCGCGAAGAACGACACGTACACCGTGGCCAACGGCGCGGCCGGCGGCAGCACCGGCAACGTGGTCGGCAACGACCAGCTCGGCACAACGACCGGACCGGCGATCGGCACCGGCAAGGGCCAGGTCACGCTGGCCTGGGGCAGCGTCGCCAATCCGCCGGCCAGCGGCGGCTTCACGCTCAACGCGGACGGCACCATCACCGTGAAGCCCGGCACGCCGGCCGGTACCTACAAAGTTCCGTACACGATCTGCGACGCCGCGCATGCGTCCAACTGCTCGACGGCCGAAGCCGACGTGACGGTGGGCGCGGCCGCCATCGCTGCGACGCCCGACAGCTACACGGGCATCGACGGTGGCATCGGCCAGCCGAACGCGGGCAATGTGCTGGACAACGACACGCTCAACGGCGTGAAGGCCACGCCGTCCACGGTCAACCTCACCGTGACGACGCCAGCCAGCGATCCCAACGTGAAGCTCGACCCGGCCACCGGCCAGGTATCGGTCGCGCCGGGCACGCCGGCCGGCACGTACACCATCGGCTACCAGATTTGCGAAAAGCTCAACCCCGCCAACTGCGCGACCACCACGGTGAGCGTGACCGTCACGGCCGGCAAGATCGCCGCGTCCAACGACGGCTATACCGGCATCAACAGCGGCCTGGGCAACGCGCACGTCGGCAACGTGCTGGACAACGACACGCTCAACGGCGCACCCGCCACGACGTCGGCCGTTACGCTCGGCGTGACGGCGCCGGCCAGCAACCCGAACGTCAAGCTCGATCCGGCCACGGGCGAGCTCTCGGTAGCGCCGGGTACGCCGGCCGGTACGTACACCATCGGCTACCAGATTTGCGAGAAGCTCAACCCGACCAACTGCGCCACGGCGACCGCGACGGCGACCGTCGTGGCCGGTCCGATCACCGCCGGCAGCGACAGCTACGCGGGCATTTCCGGCGCGGGCAATCCGTCCGTCGGCAATGCGCTGGACAACGACACGCTCAACGGCGCGAAGGCCACGCCCGCCACCGTCAACCTGACGGTGACGACGCCGGCCAGCAACCCGAACGTCAAGCTCGACCCGGCCACCGGCAATGTCTCCGTGGCATCGGGCACGCCCGCCGGCACGTACACCATCGGCTATCGCATCTGCGACAAGGTCAATCCGGCCAATTGCGCCGATGCGACGATCCAGGTGATCGTCGCCGCCGGCAAGATCGCCGCCACCAACGACGCCTACACCGGCATCGACGGCGGCGCGGGTCAGCCGAACGCGGGCAATGTGCTGGACAACGACACGCTCGACGGCGCGAAAGCCACGCCCTCGACGATCAACCTGACGGTGACGACGCCGGCCAGCAATCCGAACGTCAAGCTCGATCCGGCCACCGGCCAGATGTCGGTCGCGCCGGGTACGCCGGCTGGCACCTATACCATCGGCTACCAGATCTGCGAGAAGCTCAACCCGAGCAATTGCGCCACCGCCACGGTCAGCGTCACGGTCGCCGCGGGCAAGATCGTCGCTACGAATGACAACTACACCGGCGTCGACGGCGCCGCGGGCAATCCGTCCGTGGGCAACGCGCTGGACAACGACACGCTCGACGGCAAGAAGGTCACGCCCTCGACGGTCACCGTGACGGTGACGACGCCGGCCAGCAACCCGAACGTCAAGCTCGATCCGGCCACCGGCAATGTCTCGGTGGCTCCGGGTACGCCCGCCGGCACGTACACCGTCACGTACCAGATCTGCGAGAAGCTCAATCCGAGCAACTGCGCCACCGCCACGACCAGCGTCACCGTGGTCGCCGGCAAGATCGCCGCCACGGACGACAGCTACGCCGGCATCGATGGTGGCGCCGGCCAGCCCAACGCCGGCAACGTGCTGGACAACGACACGCTCGACGGCGCGAAGGCCACGCCTTCGACTGTCACGCTGACGGTGACCACGCCGGCCAGCAACTCGAACGTCAAGCTCGATCCGGCCACCGGCCAGGTGTCGGTCGCGCCGGGCACGCCGGCCGGCACATACACCATCGGCTACCAGATCTGCGAGAAGCTCAACCCCGCCAACTGCAAGTCGGCGACCGTCACCATCGCGGTGGTGTCGCTGCCGCTGCAGGCAGTCAACGACGACTACCACTCGACGCCCGTCAACGGTGCTACCGGCGGCTCGCCCGGCTCGGTGCTGGGCAACGACACTCAGGGTGGCACGGTCATCAAGGATCCGAGCCGGGTCACCATCAGCGTCGTCGACAACGGCGGCCTGGGCGGCGTGTCCATCGGCACCGATGGCAGCATCATCGTGCCGGCGGGCGCGGCCAGCGGGAACTACACGCTGACCTATCGCATCTGCGACACGCTGATGCGCAGCAACTGCAGCACGGCCAGCATCATCGTCACCGTCAGCGCCGACGCCTTGCTGCACGTCTCCAAGCAGGCCACGCCGTCGACGGTGAAGGTCGGCGACGTGGTGCGTTACACGGTGACCATCCAGAACACGGGCAAGGCGGACGTGCACCAGTCGGTGCTGGCCGACACGCCGCCCGTGGGCTTCACCTTGGTGGCCGATTCGGTGAACGTCGGCACCTCCGGCGGCCGCCTGGCCGGCAACAGCCCGATCCGCATCGAAGGCATCGACGTGGGCGCCGGCAAGAGCGTCACGGTGGTGTACTTGATGCGCGTGGGGCCGGGCGCCTCCGCTCGCGGCGAGTACGTCAATACCGCGCAGATGCTGCTCAATGGCGTGCGCACCAGCAACGTCGCCGAGGCCAAGGTGCAGCGCGACGCCGATCCGCTGTTCGAAGACAGCCGCGTGTTCGGCACCGTGTTCGACGACCGCAACGGCGACGGCTGGCAGGCCAGCGCCACCGCCGACGGGCTGCACGTGCAGGGCGGTTTCGCGCCCAGCGCCTACGTCCCCGGTTCGACCACAGTGGATCGCGGGCAGGGCCCGCAACCCGAAGCGGACGCGAGCGCGCCGATGCTGCACGGCATCGCCCTGGGCTCGCTGCGCGGCCGCGACAGCGTCGCGCAGCCGGAGAACCTGCGCCGCATCGTGATCTCGCAGCGCCTGCGCAGCGCGGACTTCACCGGCGACTTCGTGTTGACCAGCGCGGAAGGCACGACCGTGCGCCTGCGCGCCGGCGGACAGAGCGACACGGTGCTGGGTGGCGACGCGGCCTCCGGCCACTCCGCGGAACAGCTGGGCGTGGAACGCCGCGTGACGCCGGAAACCGACGGCACGCTGCGCGTGGACTACGTCGTCACCAACCGCGGCATCGACGAGCGCGGCATTCCGGGCGTCCGCATCGGCACGGTGGAAGGCAACCTGATCGAGACCGATGCCTACGGCCGCTTCCACCTGGAAGGCATCGACGTGCCGAACATGGCACGCGGACGCAACTTCATCATGAAGGTCGACCCCGCGACTTTGCCGCCGGAGAGCGAATTCACCACGGCCAACCCGCAGGTCAAACGCATCACCCAGGGCATCCCTGCGCGCTTCGACTTCGGCGTAAGGCTGCCGGCAGCGCAGAACGCGCCGTCCACGCCATCCGAGCGACCACCGGAGAACGCCGCCACTCGCGGCGACGGCCACGCGGAGGGGCAGCCATGA
- a CDS encoding LysR family transcriptional regulator: protein MVLTDYLDDLYLLTRVIEAGGFAAAARQTGMTRSLLSRRIVGLEHRLGAQLLLRNARHFAVTPLGQEVYRHALMMCESAEGAIQAVQDALASPGGKVRIDVPDMAGDLLSQAVVAVSAQHERLHLALSMNGGIEALLAQRVDLALCMDEKVPDRGDIVAHKLCHVRMVTVGSPRLFRRLGSPDHPDQLDDRHCLGYAAPGGTRPWTLRGARSRKPASSLTTGHLSTLLVAAREGAGVAQLPLYACADDLKSNRLQRVFEAFDPEPTPVHLLSLSGMALTATTRDVVHGLRKQLASVKLPGVVTNEH, encoded by the coding sequence ATGGTCCTGACCGATTATCTCGACGACCTCTACCTGCTCACCCGCGTCATCGAAGCGGGTGGATTCGCCGCCGCTGCCCGGCAGACCGGCATGACCCGGTCGCTGCTCAGCCGGCGCATCGTCGGCCTGGAGCACCGGCTGGGCGCGCAGCTGCTTTTGCGCAACGCGCGCCACTTCGCGGTGACGCCGCTCGGCCAGGAGGTCTATCGCCACGCACTGATGATGTGCGAGTCCGCGGAAGGAGCCATCCAGGCCGTGCAGGACGCCCTCGCCAGCCCCGGCGGCAAGGTACGCATCGATGTGCCGGACATGGCCGGCGACCTGCTGTCGCAGGCCGTGGTCGCCGTGTCGGCCCAGCATGAGCGCCTGCACCTGGCCCTGAGCATGAATGGCGGCATCGAGGCGCTGCTCGCGCAACGCGTCGACCTGGCACTGTGCATGGACGAGAAAGTGCCCGACCGCGGCGACATCGTGGCGCACAAGCTCTGCCACGTGCGCATGGTGACGGTAGGCAGCCCCCGGCTGTTCCGGCGCCTGGGCTCACCCGACCATCCGGACCAGCTCGACGACCGCCACTGCCTCGGCTACGCCGCGCCGGGCGGAACGCGCCCTTGGACGCTGCGCGGCGCCCGCTCGCGCAAGCCCGCCAGTTCACTGACCACCGGCCACCTATCGACCTTGCTGGTGGCGGCGCGCGAAGGCGCTGGCGTCGCGCAACTTCCGCTCTACGCCTGCGCGGACGACCTGAAGTCCAATCGCTTGCAGCGCGTGTTCGAAGCCTTCGACCCGGAACCCACGCCGGTACACCTGCTCAGCCTTTCCGGCATGGCGCTGACGGCGACCACGCGCGACGTGGTGCATGGGCTGCGGAAGCAGTTGGCGTCGGTGAAGCTGCCCGGGGTAGTGACGAACGAGCACTGA
- a CDS encoding response regulator, whose translation MPAQESPHILVIEDSPQELRALQSLLRGEGYRVTLATDGRQGFQRAIALQPDLILLDVRMPVLDGFATCRLLKEAPRTQHIPVIFLSSAGAIEERLEGLTHGGVDYVLKPCHPDEVLARVRIHMRLGSRTRGPAAIEADAFLSHDEITLRAAVRLIREQLGALPSLEDIARKVGTHDKRLSAIFRQHMGTTVFAWIREERLRKGRELLMETSLGLQDIAESVGFRSACNFITAFRERMGVTPSQFRKASRGDALATNE comes from the coding sequence ATGCCAGCGCAGGAATCTCCGCACATCCTGGTGATCGAGGATTCGCCGCAGGAGCTGCGCGCCCTGCAAAGCCTGCTGCGCGGCGAAGGCTACCGCGTCACGCTGGCCACCGACGGGCGCCAAGGCTTCCAGCGCGCCATAGCCCTGCAGCCGGACCTGATCCTGCTGGACGTGCGCATGCCGGTGCTGGACGGCTTCGCCACCTGCCGGTTGCTCAAGGAAGCCCCGCGCACGCAGCACATCCCGGTGATCTTCCTCAGTTCCGCCGGCGCCATCGAGGAACGTCTCGAAGGGCTCACCCACGGCGGCGTCGACTACGTGCTCAAGCCCTGCCATCCGGACGAGGTGCTGGCGCGCGTGCGCATCCACATGCGCCTCGGCTCGCGCACGCGCGGGCCGGCCGCGATCGAAGCGGATGCTTTCCTCTCGCACGACGAGATCACCCTGCGCGCCGCGGTGCGGCTGATCCGCGAGCAGCTCGGTGCGCTGCCCTCGCTGGAGGACATCGCACGCAAGGTCGGCACGCACGACAAGCGCCTCTCGGCGATCTTCCGGCAGCACATGGGCACGACCGTGTTCGCGTGGATCCGCGAAGAGCGCCTGCGCAAGGGGCGCGAGCTGCTGATGGAGACTTCGCTGGGCCTGCAGGACATCGCCGAGAGCGTGGGCTTCCGCAGTGCCTGCAATTTCATCACCGCCTTCCGCGAGCGCATGGGCGTGACGCCCAGCCAATTCCGCAAGGCATCCCGCGGCGACGCGCTGGCCACGAACGAGTAG
- a CDS encoding ATP-binding protein, with product MRAKTHAAATARATAYFAWADRANPAFGDAAADDTAAATITAYTAPAFHFIAAINPGPSFVTPIRGESPIRLRTLFESIGRRRLCQLLALAWCVLGGSLSPPSALAAQLPLTLYDQSSGLTSLSVVRIHQDHEGFLWAGTEKGLYRFDGMAFSQVGAEQGFQVSEVISFDEDSRGRLWVGSRAGLQLRENGRFSWVRPDGKPLLADRGQTLSADDASGMWLVSGNRLWLLVPDGGSGWKLTTPFTEQQRQAFPGLDQVSAVFHRGGTTWFGCGAELCSLRGGQLRRYGPDAGVPVDKWLGFLAAGDGSLWVRGIHAVRMLAPGAERFDARDMPGNSADVAASSIDIVEDRQGRVLTRSSTGLARWDGRRWELFGTDDGLPQVGVSSLAVDQDGTLWIGTYGRGLLHWSGRDAVENWTSAQGLGGSLIWSIARAPTGAVWVADDWGGSVIDPAQERAQPWPLTVAPPHQTRTVLAAADGSIWYFLFDGRVLRYAPDTRQTRVVATLPFLVRGAFLDSRGRFWAYTLGGLYGLDAASGQVERAAPDLIPTSMCSDLAEDIAGRLWAACRAGLFRYSAGHWTHVKVAPEEALGGYENVAATPDGRLWLSSLQPGLLAGAAGDGDSVAMAPVDDPLIADSRVYFLRADRHGRLWVGGNAGVDVLTDRRWARLTTRDGLLWDETNHGAFHADADGSVWIGTPVGLSHLLKPDELLAPRDIRPWLVSAAYDGHDLTGGNHQVDFGVGRALVLRFAVLGNSSGSPVRFRYRLSDIDADWVDAPSHELRYAALPPGSYRFELQAVDENQRRLSAPISLVFTLAPPWWRSVPAYAGAALLLLGMLVLAWRLRVRVLVRHAQRLERAVALRTEQLQRAVRARSLLLARISHDLRSPLAGMVESLRQWRSGNRQRDYPALIESGVRQQLDLIDELLEFSRDELTELELVEAPGHLHFFLHGVAEQGALLAERHGNRFTTRFAEDLPALVRLDFRRLRQVLANLIGNAAKFTIDGHIQLSVAAAPGAPGRVWLLVTVEDSGIGIEPAERERLAQPFARGGNAAAYDGHGLGLAIVTQILERMGSRLGIDAAPGGGSRFGFVLDAALAKEDELEQAMPDIDGTGHPVEGAGRRVLVVDDQAQSREMLCDLLDGFGFESLSVASGDEALAVLREQAMDLVVTDQFMPGMDGWALLRAVRRELPALPVLLYSSLPPRPAPQAGDVAFDDALLKPASGRELLERVDRLATKAGVGSGQ from the coding sequence ATGCGCGCGAAGACGCACGCCGCGGCGACGGCGCGCGCGACGGCGTATTTCGCCTGGGCTGACCGCGCGAATCCCGCGTTCGGCGACGCCGCGGCCGACGACACAGCGGCGGCCACGATCACCGCCTATACTGCGCCCGCCTTTCATTTCATCGCTGCCATCAACCCAGGGCCTTCCTTCGTGACTCCTATCAGGGGTGAGTCGCCGATCCGGCTTCGGACCTTGTTCGAATCGATCGGCCGACGCCGGCTTTGCCAACTGCTTGCCCTGGCCTGGTGCGTGCTCGGCGGAAGCCTGTCGCCGCCGTCGGCGCTCGCCGCCCAGTTGCCGCTCACTCTGTACGACCAGAGCAGCGGCCTGACCAGTCTCTCCGTGGTGCGTATCCATCAGGATCACGAGGGCTTTCTCTGGGCAGGAACGGAGAAGGGCCTGTACCGCTTCGACGGCATGGCTTTCAGCCAGGTCGGGGCGGAGCAGGGGTTCCAGGTCTCCGAGGTCATCAGTTTCGACGAGGACTCGCGCGGACGCCTGTGGGTAGGGTCGCGCGCGGGTTTGCAGTTGCGCGAGAACGGGCGCTTCAGCTGGGTCCGTCCGGACGGCAAGCCGCTGCTGGCCGATCGCGGCCAGACGCTGTCGGCCGACGACGCCAGCGGCATGTGGCTGGTGAGCGGCAACCGCCTGTGGCTGCTCGTGCCGGATGGCGGGAGTGGCTGGAAACTGACGACGCCTTTCACCGAGCAGCAGCGGCAGGCCTTCCCGGGGTTGGATCAGGTGAGCGCCGTGTTCCACCGCGGCGGCACTACCTGGTTCGGCTGCGGCGCGGAACTGTGCAGCCTGCGCGGCGGCCAGCTGCGGCGCTACGGACCGGACGCCGGCGTGCCCGTCGATAAGTGGCTGGGTTTTCTTGCCGCCGGCGACGGCAGTCTGTGGGTGCGCGGCATCCATGCCGTGCGCATGCTCGCGCCGGGCGCCGAGCGCTTCGACGCGCGCGACATGCCTGGCAACAGTGCGGACGTGGCCGCATCCAGCATCGACATCGTCGAAGACCGCCAGGGCCGCGTGCTCACGCGCAGTTCCACCGGGCTGGCGCGCTGGGATGGTCGCCGCTGGGAACTGTTCGGCACCGACGACGGCCTGCCGCAGGTGGGCGTGTCGTCGCTGGCTGTCGACCAGGACGGCACACTGTGGATCGGCACCTACGGCCGCGGCCTGCTGCACTGGAGCGGCCGCGATGCGGTGGAGAACTGGACGTCCGCGCAGGGCCTGGGCGGTTCGCTGATCTGGTCGATCGCCCGCGCGCCGACGGGCGCCGTGTGGGTGGCGGACGACTGGGGCGGCAGCGTGATCGATCCGGCGCAGGAACGAGCGCAGCCGTGGCCACTGACGGTGGCGCCACCGCATCAGACGCGCACCGTGCTCGCGGCCGCGGATGGCTCGATCTGGTATTTCCTGTTCGACGGACGCGTACTGCGCTACGCGCCGGACACGCGGCAGACGCGTGTGGTGGCCACGCTGCCGTTCCTGGTGCGCGGCGCGTTCCTGGACAGCCGCGGCCGCTTCTGGGCTTACACGCTGGGCGGTCTCTACGGTCTGGATGCGGCGAGCGGGCAAGTCGAGCGCGCGGCGCCGGACCTCATTCCCACCTCGATGTGCTCGGACCTCGCGGAAGACATCGCCGGCCGCCTGTGGGCGGCGTGCCGCGCCGGCCTGTTCCGCTACAGCGCCGGCCACTGGACGCACGTGAAGGTGGCGCCGGAGGAAGCGCTCGGCGGCTATGAAAACGTGGCGGCGACGCCCGATGGCCGGCTCTGGCTCAGTTCGCTGCAGCCTGGTCTGCTCGCCGGTGCCGCGGGCGATGGCGACAGCGTGGCGATGGCGCCGGTCGACGATCCGTTGATCGCCGATTCGCGCGTCTACTTCCTGCGCGCCGACCGCCACGGCCGCCTGTGGGTGGGCGGCAATGCCGGCGTGGACGTGCTGACGGACCGCCGCTGGGCGCGCCTCACCACGCGCGACGGCCTGCTGTGGGACGAAACCAACCACGGCGCTTTCCACGCCGATGCGGACGGCTCGGTGTGGATCGGCACGCCGGTCGGCTTGTCCCATCTGCTCAAGCCGGACGAATTGCTCGCGCCGCGCGACATCCGTCCCTGGCTGGTCTCGGCGGCTTATGACGGGCACGACCTTACCGGCGGCAACCACCAGGTGGACTTCGGCGTGGGGCGCGCCCTGGTGCTGCGCTTCGCCGTGCTGGGCAACAGCTCGGGCAGCCCGGTGCGATTTCGCTACCGGTTGTCGGACATCGATGCCGACTGGGTCGATGCGCCTTCGCACGAACTGCGCTACGCCGCGCTGCCGCCGGGCAGCTATCGCTTCGAGCTGCAGGCCGTCGACGAAAACCAGCGGCGCCTGTCCGCGCCGATCAGCCTGGTCTTCACGCTGGCGCCGCCGTGGTGGCGCAGCGTGCCGGCCTATGCGGGCGCCGCGCTGCTGTTGCTGGGCATGCTGGTACTCGCCTGGCGCTTGCGGGTGCGCGTGCTGGTGCGGCATGCGCAGCGGCTGGAACGGGCGGTGGCGTTGCGCACGGAGCAGTTGCAGCGTGCCGTGCGCGCGCGCAGCCTGCTGCTGGCGCGCATCAGCCACGACCTGCGCTCGCCGCTGGCCGGCATGGTGGAAAGCCTGCGGCAATGGCGCAGCGGAAACCGGCAGCGCGACTATCCGGCACTGATCGAAAGCGGCGTGCGCCAGCAGCTGGACCTGATCGACGAGCTGCTGGAGTTTTCCCGCGACGAACTCACCGAGCTGGAGCTGGTCGAGGCGCCTGGTCACCTGCACTTCTTCCTGCACGGCGTGGCCGAGCAGGGAGCGCTGCTGGCGGAGCGGCACGGCAACCGTTTCACGACGCGCTTCGCCGAGGATCTGCCCGCGCTGGTTCGCCTGGATTTCCGGCGCCTGCGCCAGGTGCTGGCCAACCTGATCGGCAACGCCGCGAAGTTCACCATCGACGGCCACATCCAGCTGTCGGTGGCGGCCGCGCCGGGCGCGCCGGGCAGGGTGTGGCTGCTGGTCACGGTGGAAGACAGCGGCATCGGCATCGAACCCGCCGAGCGCGAACGCCTCGCGCAACCGTTCGCGCGCGGCGGTAATGCCGCGGCCTACGACGGCCACGGACTGGGCCTGGCGATCGTCACGCAGATCCTGGAACGCATGGGCAGCCGCCTGGGCATCGACGCCGCGCCGGGCGGCGGCAGCCGCTTCGGCTTCGTGCTGGACGCCGCGCTGGCCAAGGAGGACGAACTCGAGCAGGCGATGCCGGACATCGATGGCACCGGGCATCCGGTGGAAGGTGCGGGCCGGCGCGTCCTGGTGGTCGACGACCAGGCGCAGAGTCGCGAGATGCTGTGCGACCTGCTGGACGGTTTCGGCTTCGAAAGCCTCTCGGTCGCGTCCGGCGACGAGGCGCTGGCCGTGTTGCGGGAGCAGGCGATGGATCTGGTCGTGACCGATCAGTTCATGCCGGGCATGGACGGCTGGGCCTTGCTGCGCGCGGTACGGCGCGAACTTCCCGCGTTGCCGGTGCTGCTCTATTCGTCGCTGCCGCCGCGCCCCGCGCCACAGGCGGGCGACGTGGCTTTCGACGATGCGCTGCTCAAGCCGGCGAGCGGGAGGGAGTTGCTGGAAAGGGTGGATCGGTTGGCGACGAAGGCAGGGGTGGGGTCGGGGCAATGA